In Miscanthus floridulus cultivar M001 chromosome 8, ASM1932011v1, whole genome shotgun sequence, the sequence AATGCACAAGCATATACTATATGAACTCTACCAACATTCTATGAGCCACAGAGACATTACACCCTCACCTTTATAAACAAGTTCGAGATTTATATCGAGGATCAGTCAAAGTTAGGATTTATGTTGATTATTTATAGACAAAAGTGAATAATTTTTATGCAAATTAAAGGATTGGTATTTTAGATTATCATCTATAATGGCTAACATGAGTAATTTAGAATGCATACTCATCAGGGTCGCTTTTTATAATTGCAGAGGgggtattttttttagaaaatgaagAAATAGATCTAATATATAATGACTATTATTATTGGAAGCTACCAACAAATATTTCTGATTTTTAAAGAAATTTTTATAATGCTATTCGTACAGTACTCATTGCTGAACCATTTCCTAGGAAAATTACTTTTCAATCGTTCAGTCTATATATGTAGTCCGCTTAATTAAGTTCAAACTTCAAAGGACTCCGCAGAGACTTTTAAAAACAAAGCAAATAAAAGGACGATCGGTGTTCACTATTCATTAGTATATTTTAATTAGAAGAAAGGGGGAGATAAAGTGCTAAATTCTCATGGAATACAATTGACCACTGCAAGCTAGTCTAGTCTACTACTACAACAGTACAAGAAAACCCGACCCGTACGTTAGCAGCCCATATATATATCATCGAGCGCGCACGAGGAACACAACGAACAAGCCGGAGACaggacgcgccgccgccgctacaAGAGAAGCACGCTGACTGATCGGCATTAACCGGACGGCTGCCATGGAgatgccgccgcctcctcctcctccttttggCGGCCCCGCCGCCCCCGGTGGAGGCAAGCCTGACAGGAAGACGGTGGAGCGCAACCGCCGGAATCAGATGAACGCCCTCTATTCCCGCCTCGACACACTCGTCCGTGCCGGCAGCTCGCCGTCGTCTGCAGCCGCAGTTAGTGCTCATTCATCATCCTACATATATATCATCACCCATGCATGCATCTTTACGTACCAGTAGTTAATTAATAATTATATATTCGAATGAAATTCATGAAAGAAATGAGATCTCTTGCTCAAAAAAAGAAATGAAATCTCATGCATGATGGTATATGATCGTCgtacctgatcgatggatgtgtGTGCCTTTGTGTCGATATCAGGCGGTGCAGCGTAGGCCACCGGCGATGACTCGGCCGGACAGGCTGGAGGAAGCGGCGGCCTACATCAGGCAGACGACGGAGAGAGTGGAGAGGCTCAAGGAGAGGAAGCGGGAGCTGATGACGTCCGCAAGGGCTCCGTCGTCCcagggctccggctccggctccggctcctcctctgccGCTGGGGCCGCGGAGGTGGAGGTGCAGCACCTCGGGTCCGGCCTGCACGCCATCCTCGTCACCGGCGAGCCACCGAGCGAGGGGGCGTCGTTCCACCGCGCGGTGCGCGCCGTGGAGGAGGCCGGTGGCGAGGTTCAGAACGCCCACTTCTCTGTTGTCGGCGCTAGGGCCATCTACACCATCCACACGCTGGTAAGTCGTCCTCGATCATCGTCAATTAAATTTTTACGCATATGCATGCAGTTAACTCATTGAATCGAAACGTTATATTGCATTGTTCTTTCAATCTACGCATAGGCATGATTTCTTGTTTGATTTTGCAAACTTTCTTTCGAGCAAATGATTTTTGCTTCATGATGAATCGCTTATCCAGTATGATATGACCTTACATTGCAGGTCGCAGATCAGGGTGGCATTGAGAGGGTGGTACAGAGGTTAAAGGCAGTACTGCGTGGAGACGCATGATCTTATGCGACAAATAATAACAAATTTGGGCTAATGCATGCTTGGTCAACAGTAAAGTATTTAGGGCATTTCCTACTAACTTTGTGTGAATGGCAGATGCAAAGCTGGGGAACTGCTTCAGTGGTGGCGCGTTGGCTAACTGCCAGTCAACGCGCGCTGTCTTGGAGCAAATGCATAAACCTGCTCTCTGCTGCTGGGTGCTTGAGGcagataaaataataatattgctACTCCAAATGCCTTTTGATCTTTGACTTTGACAAGGTAAAAGATCGTTTTTTTCTTAATTCTTATGGATTACTGCCTTCATCAGCTTACGATCACGCTGGAGAGTGTAAACGTGTAACACGTGAGGCAGTGAAAATTGTGCGACATTTACAGAGATCTTTAAATATTTATTTGTGTATACATGATGCAATGGTGAATGAATATCTGATCATCATACCTTATGTCACGGTTGTACACTACTACAAAACCACCTGTACCAGTGTGTAACACTTTATAGATGTTGATGAAAATGTTTGCTCTGACGATTCCCAGAGAACTGATACAGGTTTGTGAAACCAAACTAAATACGTAACTAATTTGTTGGAAACTGCGCAGAAGCAACACAAGATTGTTAGGCCCACGGAAATAAGTTGACCACGTGGTAAATAGTTGTCCTTTGATTTAACGAAGTCTCGAgcttgttcgtttgttggttttagccagggcttatcagccagttaacagtttttctctcacaacaaagcagcaccagtcgggcttatcagcccagaaacacCGACCAGCGAACAGGCTAGATATTTGAACCAACCTGCAATATTTCGTTCACCTTATTAACTCTACTTGATGGGCGTGCAAAACCATACACTGCCACGAAATAGAATATCTTGGCGGCCAATATTTTCCTTCAGGAGCAAAATTGAAACTCAAGAATACATCATTATTACCTTTGGGCCGGGGTTGTGGAAGCCTTCATGGAAATGCATTTCCTTAGTGCTAACCCAAACCTCCAAAGTATTTCCACCTTTTCTTGAGTGCTAGAACAAACTGCCAAGGTAATTTAATATTTCCTTGAGTGTTATTACAAACCGCCAAAGTAATTCCTTATTTCCTTGAATATTATTACAAACCGAAAAGGTAATACATATTTCCTTGGATGAAATTGGAAACCGCCAAGGAAGTGCTAGTTTCCTTATATGCAAATCCTCAAGTAATTTGCTGCAGCCACAAAGAAAAAAAGTTCATTTTATAATTATTCCTCTTAACCACTAATATAATGGACTTTTGTAGGCTTGTTAGTTAGACATTATATTTTATACAAATGCTCCATTAACATGTTTGTCGAATGAAATACGGGTTTTTCTCGGTACATTAATCCAACAAAAGATACATTTTGAGTTGTTATGCATTAGAGAATGCGTATTAGCACTTAGTTTGAGATGTCTACACTACTAGAAATGCGATTTTCCTTATCAGCGAAAAAACAAACAGAAAAATTACCGCACcgacagaaaaatatttttctgatggCGTACCGTCAGAAACCTACCGATCAAGACAAAGTTTATATCAAATTTGTAGAGTTCGAGGAGATCTACATCTTTGTGTTTGATggccttttcatttgaaattatttagagTCCAAAAATTATATTTTAAGTTATCATAgttttgaaattcattttttttttaattttttcaaatgacccccccccccccctctcctgTGTGTGTCCTTGGTGGTAGGTAGAAATACCATAGGGTCATCAGCCCTCAAGAAAATATATACCCTTAGTAGTTGTCATATTTCCTTGACGTTATGAAAAACATGACTTCGTCTTTGTTTCCTTGGCGTCTAAACTCCTAAGAAAATCATTTGTGGCGGCTGCCTCCAAGGTAATTGAATTTTCCTTGCTCTCTAATCTTAGAGGTCCTTCCTTGAGGGTTGCTCGATAGAATAATTTCTTTGACGGTTTTCATGGCTTTCTTGATGTTTTTTGGCCCTCAAGAATATTATGTTTTCTAGTAGTGATAACTTGGTACAAACAGAACTCCAAATGTCATGTCATTAACTACTCAAATTAATTTCAAGTgctctatatatttttttaatctatatcaAGTCAATTAAAAAGTGTAAAGAGCTGAGTGAAGTTACACAAATATTTAATAAGTCTACGAAATCCAATCGGCATGAACATACATAGAAAGTTTACACGCAAGCTAGGTTTTGATATAAGTGAAACACTAGTACAATATTGATTTTAGGGGAGACAACttatttatttacagaaatggtCTAAAATTGTCCATGTCTCCTAAAATATCCAGTCAACTTTAGAGGTGTGCACTCTATTTACAGAGACAGTCTAAAATCAATCGTCTCTATAAACCTATTTGTAGAGGCAGGCCACTTAATAGGACCCTCTTTAGGATTGGAGCCTATTTTCATAGGCAAGCCCCTTAAGAGGCCCAAAAAATAGGCCTGAAAGCCCAGCAGACCAAGGGCCAACCTCACATACATAAACACAACACTAGGGTTTGCGTTGTCATTCTCtcaccctctcttctctctcttcatcgCTCTCTCTCACTCTCACCCCTCTTGACTATCTTCTCTCAACACTGAGGGCGCGACGGCGCGCGCGGTGGTCTGGACGATGAAAATATGATATGCATCAACATGAAATGCAACATACATTAATGTTGAATGTATTCATTCTATGCATTTGTGCTGGTTTCTTATATGCTTTTTCTTGCAAAAAAAAAGTTCCAAAACATATTTATGTATCAATTATAATGttttttttggaattttctttatttttttaaatatattttcTCATTTCCTAGACCTAAATCTACTTTTCTAGAGTATCTAGAGATATTTTCATAGGTTCTAAATATATTGTTGGACTTGTCGTATTCCTATCTATCACTAGATTTTTTTATGAAAATTTTTAAAGCTTAGAGATATTTTTTATGGGTTCAAAATCTTATCAAGTACTTACTCTTTTATAACTAAAAAAAAGGATAAAACTGACTTCAAAACCACACCAAACTAGGGCAAGAAGTACTTTGTCTGGTTCTAAAAATTAGGATATAGAATATTTAGTTTTGGGTAAAATTGGACTACGACGGTAGTTCTTCGGTACCTTGAGTGGACGGCCCCAATTATAGTTCCATGTTCTGACTTCAGAGTTGTTTCCTTTCTTATATACTGCcatcgttctaaattataagatgttttggcttgtCTATATTTATAATTTTCTATGCACTTAGGGCAGGTACATTGCTACACGTCAGCTATCTCGTACGTCGTCTCATGCAGTGCCACGTATAATTTTTGGTGATGCGGAGGAAAGAGAGAGGGGAGAGAGAAGGAGGTCGTTGTTTCGCGAAACAATCACCTCATGAGCTAAAATTTAGGACAATGAGACAACTATTCTACCATTGTATGAGTTGTTGTTGCCATGCAACTCACAACTTTATTTTTATTCTATGCATAAATTAAGGAATTATGAGCTACCATGAGACAACTTAAAAAACAATCATTGTATATGTTGTCTATTAAGTCGTATTAAAATTACATGGGAGACCACCTACGAGACAAGACCCTTAGatgtacactatgtctagatatataaccCTAAAATCAAACGTATCTTAAAAAAACTAACACGTCTTGTAATTTGAAACGGAGAGAGTAAGTTACTCTGCAAAGCGGTGAATTGATAACTATGCTATTACATGGACCCAAATATCTGACGAGACCAGTCTGGCCCAAACGCTCTTGAGCTTGGTTTTTTCCACGAGCGAGTTTCTGGGCCTAGGCTTGACTTGTGGGTTGGTAACACACGTGCCATATTAGGGTACGGCCGGTACCTGGAACCGGCATGCGGACTACTACGCCTGCCTGTTTCTTTCTGACCTCTCTTGTCTCTTATATATGCATGCACAGACTGCATAGAGTTGCCTTTGCCTGTACGTACGTAGTAGTCAACTTGAACTGCAAATGTGCATTGATCAACCACTCTAGGGGAACGGGTTACGTTTCCTTGAGGATCGGAGGACATACATGCTAGCTAAATTCGCGCGTTGCTTCAAAAGTTTCAAGGTGCAAGACTATGACGACAGCACGCTACTGAGTACTAAGCACGAAGCTGCTCGATCAGTACAGTGTACTTGTCATCGAAAGGGTGTGCTAGCCAGCGTTTTGTTGACTCCCAACTCTCAATTTTTCTCCTCGCACGTatttaaaagccaaaaagatggccAGCTCCTCCGAACGAACCAGTGGCCACGTCACCCAAAATGTGCCCTTCCGTTGGATCTCGATCTGTGTGGCCACGATTTGCTGAATCAGCTTCCAGCGAAATCAGCTTATTGCATGAATCTTGTTTACtttctgctcctcctctgtagacatctgctcctcctctgtagaaATTTTTTGAATCTAGCTTCCGCTCCACATTTTACTGCCCAGATATTTACATCGGCACCTCGGCTTCTGCCCGATCCGGCCTCACCAACCTTCTCTTCCGCACGTCTTCCTACTCTTCGATCCCTCTCTCCCGACGCCGTCGGTGCCACGCCTCGAGCGGCCCGACCACGTCGGTCGCCGGCCCTCGGCGCCGCGGTGcccagcctcctcctcctccacgctcCTCTCCCTCCCGAGACCCGACGCGAGCAAGGCGGCCGTGTTCTCCTCGCCGGCGTTGTGCCGTCCACGACGCCACTCCCCTCGTCAGCTCCGCGACCGCGTTCTCCTCGTCGGTGTCGTGCGGTCCGCGACGCTAGCCGAGATTGTGTTGCCGCTTCCGCCGTTCCCCTTCGTTCCCCTTTTTGGCTGACGTGCTACGCCCTTTGCCGGAGTCGTCGGGTCCCAGAAGGACGGCCGGCTCAGTTGCGGCCACAACCCTAATAGTAATTCCGCCGTCCTTCCCCTCACCCTTTCTTCTTGGTTCGTCGCCAGGTTCAGTTCTTCTCAGGTTAGGTCTCCCATTTTCCCTTCCGGTTTACTCCTCATTCATTTCCTTGTTCTAGATCTGGATGATTTCTTCTTCCAATTAGCGATTAGTTCGCTCATTCGAATTCTTGTTTTGTTGATGGTGATGTGCTACAGGTGGCCCTAGGTGCTTGTGGTGGAAGTCGTGAGGGGCCGCGCGCGCGCTGTCCTGCTCTGCGTTTCTCACTCCGGCCAGAATCGGAACAGCGGTTCAATGGTTGAACGAGCTGCCCTGCATCTCTGACTCCTTTTCTTATTGTTTTCCTATCCCGTTCCTGAGCTATGTGCCGTGCCTGGAGGAGCTGcatgctctttctttttcctttttacgtTTGTGTTCTTCCTGATTGATCTTGTATATTCTATCAGAGTTTGGGTTTTTCGATGTGCTCCTTCAAATTGATTTTTTGCCGCATTTGGGTACTGTTCTCGTAGTCATGAATAGTTCAGATTGGTTCCTATGTTTCTTTATACTTGATTCGTCAAAATAATTCATTGTACATTTTTAATTACATATTAGATTGATCTGTTGGCTCATCAGTGTTGCTTCATTGTGAACTGCACCAAGGCATTGCAAAATGCTATATCATGGTCCCTGCCCTTCTCCCAAACCAataggtgcaggtgcaggtgctaggtgaTATGTCACAGGCATCAGGTCAAATATTATTGTTTCTTATCCACGCCATCATGCTCCATATATATGCCCTTTACCTAGACACAGATTCATATGCATGGATATAATTCTAAAATCATAGATTTGGTGGTTCATACAGTTTATTTTTCTGCATTGCTATATGCATGGATATAATTCTAAAATTATAGATTTGGTGGTTCATACAGTTTATTTTTCTGCATTGCTATTTGCTCATATGTGATTATTACAGATATGGTCTGTTGATGGTTTAGCgattgtttgaccatgttccttTTGTTATTTTTTTACAGGGTTCAGGTTTGCGGACACAAATAGTTCCAACAGCCTTGTCTTTTCAACAGATTCTCGTTTCAGAGCATTAGCGCCAGGCTTGTATTTTGCCTtcacttttttttctctcttcctaCATAATATATTTGTGCTGTATGAATGAAACACCTAGGAGCTTATTAGCTTGACACATGCATAGATTTGGATGACAGGCCCAGAACCAAGAGTCCAAAGGAGTAGGTACGTCGCCAACTCACCATTGAGCCTAAACGTTTGTTTTATTGCTTGCAACTGCCCTCGTTATTTGTCTAAAACAATAGCCAAAGAACTATAAATATAGCACCAAAAGATAGCTGGACGACATTTTGTGTACACCGGCTTAGAGATCAGCTACCGTGTATAGCTTTTTCACTATAAAATACTTATCCCAATTAAATCTTAAGAATGTTTTGTTTTCTGATAGTAGGTACCTTAGTTTTCTTTGACATTTTCATATCACCTCATCGAGTGCTTGGTACAACAAAGAGGAATAGAGCGACCTCAAAGTACACTAGAATTAAAATTACAGTGTGGTTCTCTTTGTCAGATTCGTATCCTTTATGTCGTAGGATTGTAAAATTCACCTCTCCCTACTCTATATGCACAGTGGTAAACCATGTGTTTCATCATCAAAGATACCCAGTTTAGTACACCTTATAACATTCAAGCTACAGTTCGTTTAACATATGAGTTGTGCTTTCGGCTCACTTAACACCATCCAAACCGAGTTGCATGGTTCTGGTGCAATGGTTTTTACTCAACATTTAGGCTACACTTCCTTTGGAAATGTTGGAAGCAAAAATTAGTACCATGTACAGGCCTTATAATGATATATGATATGCATGGATCTGTTGGAGAGCTTGTGCGTAGGTGCGTACCAATCAGTTCTTTTGAGGAAACATATAAGTTGATGACTTTCTTGTACTTTTGTCCAATCTGTAATTTTCTATGTATATGGCCAGATACTCCTACAACATGATCAGGTGGTGATCTACAATATCTGATGATTACATCATAAATTATGTTTAACTTTTA encodes:
- the LOC136471500 gene encoding transcription factor bHLH162-like, translating into MEMPPPPPPPFGGPAAPGGGKPDRKTVERNRRNQMNALYSRLDTLVRAGSSPSSAAAAVQRRPPAMTRPDRLEEAAAYIRQTTERVERLKERKRELMTSARAPSSQGSGSGSGSSSAAGAAEVEVQHLGSGLHAILVTGEPPSEGASFHRAVRAVEEAGGEVQNAHFSVVGARAIYTIHTLVADQGGIERVVQRLKAVLRGDA